Proteins from one Corallococcus exiguus genomic window:
- a CDS encoding phospholipase D-like domain-containing protein gives MRPIDAELLSGSALYQEVVLRKLAHARESVWMATANVKAMYVERSKGAFVPLLEVLDGLAARGVALRLLHAELPSRPFRAAFDARSRLVKGGLELKVCPRVHFKAVVVDGAWVYLGSANLTGAGLGAKGDDVRNFEMGFVTEDFDTIDRTTALFEAVWTGAECRGCRLRAVCPDPILPSGGGQAKKRGRDAVRLGKSRRLRRPREDST, from the coding sequence ATGAGACCCATCGACGCGGAGCTGCTGTCGGGGAGCGCGCTGTACCAGGAGGTGGTGCTGCGCAAGCTGGCCCACGCGCGCGAGTCGGTGTGGATGGCCACCGCCAACGTGAAGGCCATGTACGTGGAGCGCTCGAAGGGGGCCTTCGTTCCGCTCCTGGAGGTGCTGGATGGGCTGGCCGCCCGGGGCGTGGCGCTGCGGCTGTTACATGCGGAGCTGCCCAGCCGGCCGTTCCGGGCCGCGTTCGACGCGCGCTCCCGGCTGGTGAAGGGGGGCCTGGAGCTGAAGGTGTGCCCGCGCGTCCACTTCAAGGCGGTGGTGGTGGACGGCGCCTGGGTCTACCTGGGGAGCGCCAACCTCACCGGCGCGGGCCTGGGCGCCAAGGGCGACGACGTCCGCAACTTCGAGATGGGCTTCGTGACGGAGGACTTCGACACCATCGACCGGACCACCGCCCTCTTCGAGGCCGTGTGGACCGGCGCCGAGTGCCGGGGATGTCGACTTCGCGCGGTGTGTCCTGACCCCATCTTGCCCTCCGGCGGCGGACAGGCGAAGAAACGGGGACGGGACGCGGTGCGTTTGGGGAAGTCCCGCCGGCTGCGACGTCCACGGGAGGACTCGACATGA
- a CDS encoding sensor histidine kinase, with amino-acid sequence MTSPTSSAWDDANADARARRRVRRRTYWWCALIIALGSLAHPLVLGGFRADYLLVNLGWTVSFLVLGTAVGAGWLRPPFSGITAGVVSLTSLAVCIQLTGGLSSPLFPSFYTVPLFVAVFVPGQRLPVWSAMAGTLVAVLLMMWLAHAPWMAFVSQCISLLFVFAVSAHGAEAFRKLRAAERNAHLERVEALRQLAESESRRVRVERQRAEVERLVVVGQLAAGVAHEVNNPLAYVKSNLHYLQEEWAHGSPDDLEDVLRVLDETQQGVLRIQQIVTDLRLFSREAPDELESCDVAQALAEAQRLASVRLRSLGVVERDVAQGLSPARVTARHLVQVLVNLLLNSADALEAARSSKPAHVILRARMEDGRVRVEVEDNGPGIPEAALSRLFEPFFTTKPPGKGTGLGLALCRDYVARAGGTLDAENRAEGGARFILRLPVAGAASPPVHREAPAPVDANAEPAAE; translated from the coding sequence GTGACGTCTCCAACCTCCAGCGCGTGGGACGACGCGAACGCGGATGCCCGGGCCCGCCGGCGGGTCCGGCGCCGCACGTATTGGTGGTGCGCGCTGATCATCGCGCTGGGCTCGCTGGCGCACCCATTGGTCCTGGGGGGCTTTCGCGCGGATTACCTCCTGGTGAACCTGGGTTGGACCGTGTCGTTCCTCGTGCTGGGGACCGCGGTCGGCGCGGGGTGGCTGCGCCCTCCGTTCAGCGGCATCACGGCGGGCGTCGTCAGCCTGACCTCGCTCGCCGTGTGCATCCAGCTCACCGGAGGCCTGTCCAGCCCGCTGTTCCCGTCGTTCTACACGGTGCCCCTCTTCGTCGCCGTCTTCGTCCCGGGCCAGCGGCTGCCGGTGTGGTCCGCCATGGCCGGCACGTTGGTGGCGGTGCTGCTGATGATGTGGCTGGCGCACGCGCCCTGGATGGCGTTCGTCAGCCAGTGCATCAGCCTCCTCTTCGTGTTCGCGGTGTCCGCGCACGGCGCGGAGGCCTTCCGCAAGCTGCGCGCGGCCGAGCGCAACGCGCACCTGGAGCGCGTCGAGGCCCTGCGCCAGCTGGCGGAGAGCGAGTCGCGCCGCGTGCGCGTGGAGCGCCAGCGCGCGGAGGTGGAGCGGCTGGTGGTGGTGGGGCAGCTGGCCGCGGGCGTGGCCCATGAGGTGAACAACCCGCTCGCGTACGTGAAGTCGAACCTGCACTACCTCCAGGAGGAATGGGCGCACGGCTCGCCCGATGACCTGGAGGACGTGCTGCGCGTGCTGGACGAGACGCAGCAGGGCGTGCTGCGCATCCAGCAGATCGTCACCGACCTGCGCCTGTTCTCGCGTGAGGCCCCCGACGAGCTGGAGTCCTGCGACGTCGCGCAGGCGCTGGCCGAGGCGCAGCGGCTGGCCTCGGTGCGCCTGCGCAGCCTGGGCGTGGTGGAGCGCGACGTCGCACAGGGGCTCTCCCCCGCGCGCGTCACGGCCCGCCACCTGGTGCAGGTGCTGGTGAACCTGCTGCTCAACTCCGCGGACGCACTGGAGGCCGCCCGCTCCAGCAAGCCCGCGCACGTGATACTGCGCGCGCGCATGGAAGACGGCCGCGTGCGGGTGGAGGTGGAGGACAACGGGCCGGGCATCCCCGAGGCCGCGCTGTCGCGCCTCTTCGAGCCCTTCTTCACCACGAAGCCGCCCGGCAAGGGCACCGGCCTGGGCCTGGCGCTCTGCCGCGACTACGTGGCGCGCGCGGGCGGAACCCTGGACGCGGAGAACCGCGCCGAAGGCGGTGCGCGCTTCATCCTCCGGCTGCCCGTCGCCGGAGCTGCATCCCCCCCTGTCCACCGCGAAGCACCGGCGCCCGTGGACGCGAACGCGGAGCCCGCGGCCGAGTAG
- a CDS encoding NAD(P)H-dependent flavin oxidoreductase produces the protein MAPSRIDTAVTRMLGIRYPIIAAPMFLVSNAALLEAAGRAGAIGAVPSLNYRTAQAYRDFLNTFPKDVPFGVNLILKWAERLEEDVAATVERKVPLVITSLGDPTPIVERVHAYGGKVWSDVISLRHAEKAVKAGVDALVAVGSGAGGHAGNLSPMVLGPWLKAELGVPVVLAGALSTGRHLAATLALGMDGAYVGTRFLATEEAGAAPDYKQALVDSGPEDLEYTKEVTGVHGNFIKSALERFRTGQGKAWKDTWSAGQGVAFVKDVLPAATVVERMVREYSEARAALPSES, from the coding sequence ATGGCCCCTTCGCGCATCGATACCGCGGTCACCCGGATGTTGGGCATTCGCTATCCCATCATCGCCGCTCCCATGTTCCTGGTGTCCAACGCGGCGCTGCTGGAGGCCGCCGGACGCGCGGGCGCCATCGGGGCGGTGCCGTCGCTGAACTACCGCACCGCGCAGGCGTACCGGGACTTCCTGAACACGTTCCCGAAGGACGTGCCCTTCGGCGTGAACCTCATCCTCAAGTGGGCCGAGCGCCTGGAGGAGGACGTGGCCGCGACGGTGGAGCGCAAGGTGCCGCTGGTCATCACCAGCCTGGGTGACCCCACGCCCATCGTGGAGCGCGTGCACGCGTACGGCGGCAAGGTGTGGAGCGACGTGATTTCGCTGCGCCACGCGGAGAAGGCCGTGAAGGCCGGCGTGGATGCGCTCGTCGCGGTGGGCAGCGGCGCGGGCGGTCACGCGGGCAACCTGAGCCCCATGGTGCTGGGCCCGTGGCTCAAGGCGGAGTTGGGCGTGCCGGTGGTGCTCGCGGGCGCGCTGTCCACGGGGCGCCACCTGGCCGCCACGCTCGCGCTGGGCATGGATGGCGCGTACGTGGGCACGCGCTTCCTGGCCACGGAAGAGGCCGGCGCCGCGCCCGACTACAAGCAGGCGCTGGTGGACTCAGGCCCCGAGGACCTGGAGTACACGAAGGAGGTCACCGGCGTGCACGGCAACTTCATCAAGAGCGCGCTGGAGCGCTTCCGCACGGGCCAGGGCAAGGCGTGGAAGGACACCTGGAGCGCGGGCCAGGGCGTGGCCTTCGTGAAGGACGTGCTGCCCGCCGCCACCGTCGTCGAACGCATGGTGCGCGAGTACTCCGAGGCCCGCGCCGCGCTGCCGTCCGAATCCTGA
- a CDS encoding HEAT repeat domain-containing protein has translation MSDERPDALLKSALEKIVYFEARAQQLHGELASTRDELSHLKEDLSERHQRELDLRREVASMEVKSARAQAEREELSRLNHALRLERDQLMAKLLDASRIHSSGQSRAMASDDDDELGFDLASFISQLRSEVILRGDVPAMRAPFNGPAVPLKSSDPNVPWAERPAPAIPPRASTVSSAAAESGLSPVAREAQRLQSEGRLRVSPEQMAELSGHTGSTTDETLFGFSVRELSAADAAARVRAAERLKALAHPAAAPALAAALHAETDATAQVALVQAFAGLCREEGASVVSPLLSSPVPEVRIAALKALLVLAPNDAAPHLAQAMKDSDRSVRRRASLLALGLEGETARRLGEDAIHDTDPEVRALAALALGAGRGENARMLLLGALDDGEARVRKAAAQSLSRILGHDVSAVVALDDAHRRREIRRLATLPVKPVRATLEVKPVRAAPVVAEMAQPVAVNAVQPVAVAQVPPVAVMGAPQVSAPVAAQPLPSIPAHAAVPVSLADVAANTSQWTATPMATPALAVATVGAARSAPVAMHAAAPAPARVANGGPVSFASGPAAPPSRPVAPVPPAAPVQPAVRRTPVQAALVAMGAPPPARAPAPAAQPPVPPKRGPSPVEALCGAMLQEVRVAVRGRSLAELTSGLSAPAELAQEAVALLVARGAIVRRGHKYFAA, from the coding sequence GTGAGTGACGAGCGTCCGGACGCGCTGCTCAAGAGCGCACTCGAAAAGATCGTCTACTTCGAGGCCCGTGCGCAGCAGTTGCATGGCGAGCTGGCGTCCACGCGCGACGAGCTTTCGCACCTCAAGGAGGACCTGTCGGAGCGGCACCAGCGTGAGCTGGACCTGCGCCGGGAGGTGGCCTCGATGGAGGTGAAGAGCGCCCGCGCGCAGGCCGAGCGCGAGGAGCTGTCCCGGCTCAACCACGCGCTGCGGCTGGAGCGCGACCAGCTGATGGCGAAGCTGCTGGACGCGAGCCGGATCCACTCCTCCGGGCAGTCGCGCGCCATGGCTTCGGACGATGACGACGAGCTGGGGTTCGACCTGGCGTCGTTCATCTCCCAGCTGCGCAGCGAGGTGATCCTCCGCGGGGACGTGCCGGCGATGCGCGCGCCCTTCAACGGGCCGGCGGTGCCGCTGAAGTCCTCCGATCCGAATGTGCCGTGGGCGGAGCGCCCCGCGCCAGCCATTCCGCCCCGGGCTTCGACGGTGTCGTCGGCCGCGGCGGAGTCGGGGCTGTCGCCGGTGGCGCGCGAGGCTCAGCGGCTGCAGAGCGAGGGCCGCCTGCGGGTGAGCCCGGAGCAGATGGCGGAGCTGTCCGGGCATACGGGCAGCACCACGGACGAGACGCTGTTCGGGTTCTCCGTGCGGGAGCTGTCGGCGGCGGACGCGGCGGCGCGGGTGCGGGCGGCGGAGCGGCTGAAGGCGCTGGCGCATCCGGCGGCGGCGCCCGCGCTGGCGGCGGCGCTGCACGCGGAGACGGACGCGACGGCGCAGGTGGCGCTGGTGCAGGCGTTCGCGGGGCTGTGCCGGGAGGAGGGCGCGTCGGTGGTGTCGCCGCTCCTGTCGTCGCCGGTGCCTGAGGTGCGCATCGCGGCGTTGAAGGCGCTGCTGGTGCTGGCCCCGAATGACGCGGCGCCGCACCTGGCGCAGGCGATGAAGGATTCGGACCGGTCGGTGCGCCGGCGCGCGTCGCTGTTGGCCCTGGGGTTGGAGGGGGAGACGGCGCGGCGGCTGGGCGAGGACGCGATCCACGACACGGATCCGGAGGTCCGCGCGCTTGCGGCGCTGGCGCTGGGCGCGGGCCGGGGCGAGAACGCTCGGATGCTGCTGCTGGGCGCGCTGGACGACGGCGAGGCGCGCGTGCGCAAGGCGGCGGCGCAGAGCCTGTCGCGCATCCTGGGACATGACGTGTCCGCGGTGGTCGCGCTGGATGATGCGCACCGGCGCCGGGAGATCCGCCGGCTGGCGACGCTGCCCGTGAAGCCCGTGCGCGCGACGCTGGAAGTGAAGCCCGTGCGCGCGGCCCCCGTGGTCGCGGAGATGGCGCAGCCCGTGGCGGTGAATGCCGTGCAGCCCGTGGCGGTGGCGCAGGTGCCGCCGGTGGCCGTGATGGGCGCGCCGCAGGTGAGTGCCCCGGTCGCGGCGCAGCCCCTCCCTTCGATTCCCGCGCACGCCGCCGTGCCGGTGTCGCTCGCGGATGTCGCCGCGAATACCTCGCAGTGGACCGCCACTCCGATGGCCACCCCCGCGCTCGCGGTCGCCACCGTGGGGGCGGCCCGCTCCGCCCCGGTCGCGATGCACGCCGCAGCTCCGGCGCCCGCCCGGGTCGCGAACGGTGGTCCCGTTTCCTTCGCTTCGGGTCCTGCCGCGCCGCCGTCGCGCCCGGTAGCCCCCGTTCCTCCCGCCGCGCCCGTGCAGCCCGCCGTGCGGCGGACGCCCGTGCAGGCCGCGCTGGTCGCCATGGGCGCGCCTCCTCCGGCCCGGGCTCCGGCGCCTGCCGCCCAGCCGCCGGTTCCTCCCAAGCGCGGACCGTCTCCCGTGGAAGCGCTGTGTGGGGCGATGTTGCAGGAGGTGCGGGTCGCCGTTCGCGGACGCTCGCTTGCCGAGCTGACGTCCGGGCTGTCCGCTCCGGCGGAGCTGGCCCAGGAGGCTGTTGCCCTGCTGGTGGCCCGAGGGGCCATCGTGCGAAGGGGGCACAAATACTTCGCCGCTTGA
- a CDS encoding helix-turn-helix transcriptional regulator has product MEQRLATLIGNAVRVARQRLELTQADVAERVGIATEVYGRLERGHMLPSVRTLRKLCLVLSCSSDVLLGLSATAAVTEDGAPQVAEDPPEYRERPEVRRLLRTVRKLDSPRLRLLGQVAHALER; this is encoded by the coding sequence ATGGAACAACGACTGGCAACCCTTATTGGAAACGCGGTGCGAGTGGCCCGGCAGCGGCTGGAGCTGACGCAGGCCGATGTCGCCGAGCGCGTTGGCATCGCCACCGAGGTGTACGGGCGGCTGGAGCGCGGGCACATGCTGCCCAGCGTGCGGACGTTGCGGAAGCTGTGCCTCGTGCTGAGCTGCTCGTCGGACGTGCTGCTCGGGCTGAGCGCGACGGCGGCGGTGACGGAGGACGGCGCGCCGCAGGTGGCGGAGGATCCGCCGGAGTACCGTGAGCGTCCGGAAGTGCGCCGCCTGCTGCGCACGGTGCGCAAGCTGGACTCCCCGCGCCTGCGCCTGTTGGGTCAGGTGGCGCACGCGCTGGAGCGATGA
- a CDS encoding ParA family protein yields MEAPTYSSKQVAEMLGVTPKSIPTELRKDAYGPEDVWELRTTLNKFPPTAGLRRQLFLNFKGGTGKTSLSTSYAWRLAELGYAVLLIDLDSQGHATKCLGYEGEDFEKTLLDVLVRKTPLAQVVQKSTLPNLDFIPSNLSMSTVDLALMPMAGREFKLRNALKDVEAQYDFIVFDAPPSFGLLNLNALMAANDLFVPVLADFLSFHGLKLLFETVQSLEEDLNHVLDHVFIVVNSFNATFKLAKEALEALQTHYPEYLLPTIIRQCTKFAQASSEGRPVFVADPTSKGANDIQAMLDNVLPRLVAAHAAAVKAGTATKAG; encoded by the coding sequence ATGGAAGCGCCGACGTACAGCTCGAAGCAGGTAGCCGAGATGCTCGGCGTGACTCCGAAGTCCATCCCCACGGAGCTGCGCAAGGACGCCTACGGCCCGGAAGACGTGTGGGAGCTGCGCACGACGCTCAACAAGTTCCCGCCCACCGCGGGCCTGCGCCGGCAGCTCTTCCTCAACTTCAAGGGCGGCACCGGCAAGACGTCCCTGTCCACGTCCTACGCGTGGCGCCTGGCGGAGCTGGGCTACGCCGTCCTCCTCATCGACCTGGACAGCCAGGGCCACGCCACCAAGTGCCTGGGCTACGAGGGCGAGGACTTCGAGAAGACGCTGCTGGACGTGCTCGTCCGCAAGACGCCGCTCGCGCAGGTCGTGCAGAAGTCCACCCTGCCCAACCTGGACTTCATCCCGTCCAACCTGAGCATGTCCACGGTGGACCTGGCGCTGATGCCCATGGCCGGCCGTGAGTTCAAGCTGCGCAACGCGCTCAAGGACGTGGAGGCGCAGTACGACTTCATCGTCTTCGACGCGCCGCCGTCCTTCGGCCTGCTCAACCTGAACGCGCTGATGGCCGCGAACGACCTGTTCGTGCCGGTGCTCGCGGACTTCCTGTCCTTCCACGGCCTCAAGCTGCTGTTCGAAACGGTGCAGAGCCTGGAGGAGGACCTCAACCACGTGCTGGACCACGTGTTCATCGTGGTGAACTCCTTCAACGCCACCTTCAAGCTGGCGAAGGAGGCGCTGGAGGCGCTCCAGACGCACTACCCCGAGTACCTGCTGCCCACCATCATCCGGCAGTGCACCAAGTTCGCGCAGGCCTCCAGCGAGGGCCGCCCGGTGTTCGTGGCGGACCCCACGTCCAAGGGCGCCAACGACATCCAGGCCATGCTGGACAACGTGCTGCCTCGCCTGGTGGCCGCGCACGCCGCGGCGGTGAAGGCCGGCACCGCGACGAAAGCCGGCTGA
- a CDS encoding TetR/AcrR family transcriptional regulator, which translates to MAGALAAKRVVPLRARRDEDKEARRRELLDAARALFEATSFAEVKMADVAARTGLAKGTVFLYFPTKEALFLALLDDLLTAWFAKLNGRMAKDGTWTGHQLARTVAESLEGEETFTRLLALAQTVLEQNVTVAQARAFKERVLVAMATTSALLQARLPFLTPETAGQLIRYVHALVTGLRQMADIAPVAREVLTLPHMAPLRVDFTAELTAAITTLLRGLQAR; encoded by the coding sequence ATGGCAGGAGCACTGGCCGCGAAGCGGGTCGTTCCACTGCGGGCGCGGCGGGACGAGGACAAGGAAGCGCGGCGGCGGGAGCTGCTGGACGCGGCGCGAGCGCTGTTCGAGGCCACGTCGTTCGCCGAGGTGAAGATGGCGGACGTCGCGGCGCGCACGGGCCTGGCGAAGGGGACGGTGTTCCTCTACTTCCCGACGAAGGAGGCGCTGTTCCTGGCGCTCCTGGACGACCTGCTCACCGCGTGGTTCGCGAAGCTGAACGGGCGCATGGCCAAGGACGGCACGTGGACGGGCCACCAGTTGGCGCGCACGGTGGCCGAATCGCTGGAGGGCGAGGAGACCTTCACGCGGCTCCTGGCGCTGGCGCAGACGGTGCTGGAGCAGAACGTGACCGTGGCGCAGGCGCGGGCGTTCAAGGAGCGCGTGCTGGTGGCCATGGCGACGACGTCGGCGCTGCTCCAGGCGCGGCTGCCCTTCCTCACGCCGGAGACGGCGGGCCAGCTCATCCGCTACGTGCACGCGCTGGTGACAGGCCTGCGGCAGATGGCGGACATCGCGCCCGTGGCGCGCGAGGTGCTGACGCTGCCGCACATGGCGCCCCTGCGAGTGGACTTCACCGCCGAGCTGACGGCGGCCATCACCACCCTTCTTCGCGGGCTTCAGGCCCGCTGA
- a CDS encoding aldehyde dehydrogenase family protein, which yields MLEAVASLLPQATVEVDRIRAVFESQRANRWNLSRSTPAERIARLRKLREAIIARREQLAEAIHQDFRKPAMEVELTEIHPTLEELNHTVKHLKSWMKPKRVATPLTLKGASSHVRFEAKGVVVILSPWNYPFQLLAAPLIAAIAAGNAVMLKPSEKTPHTSRFLAKLVRDIYPENEVAVFEGGAEVAESLLQHPFDHFFFTGNPNIGRKVMMAATKFLSSVTLELGGKSPVIIDDSANLKAAAEALAWGKFVNAGQTCVAPDYIYVPASKQQAFLEAFKAVLTRFYGATEAERQASPDFARVVDPAAWRRIKEVLDRTVAAGAKVEAGGTADGPSRYVAPTVLSGVTTKMPIMEAEIFGPVLPVLTYERREEVYAHINEGGKPLALYVFSQDSKMVEEVLQHTTSGGVVVNNVLIHVANPNLPFGGVGMSGLGNYHGHYGFKTFSHERAVMVQWMKSLAAVFFPPYRGKTQEWASKATRMLE from the coding sequence ATGCTGGAAGCCGTCGCGTCCCTCCTCCCCCAGGCCACGGTTGAAGTGGACCGCATCCGCGCGGTGTTCGAGTCGCAGCGCGCGAACCGGTGGAACCTGTCGCGCAGCACTCCCGCGGAGCGCATCGCGAGGCTGCGCAAGCTGCGTGAGGCCATCATCGCGCGGCGCGAGCAGCTGGCGGAGGCCATCCACCAGGACTTCCGCAAGCCGGCGATGGAGGTGGAGCTGACGGAGATCCACCCGACGCTGGAGGAGCTGAACCACACGGTGAAGCACCTGAAGTCGTGGATGAAGCCCAAGAGGGTGGCGACGCCGCTGACGCTCAAGGGCGCGTCCAGCCACGTGCGCTTCGAGGCGAAGGGCGTGGTGGTCATCCTGTCGCCGTGGAACTACCCGTTCCAGCTGCTGGCGGCGCCGCTCATCGCGGCCATCGCCGCGGGCAACGCGGTGATGCTCAAGCCCAGCGAGAAGACGCCGCACACGTCGCGCTTCCTGGCGAAGCTGGTGCGAGACATCTATCCGGAGAACGAGGTGGCGGTGTTCGAGGGCGGCGCGGAGGTGGCGGAGTCACTGCTCCAGCACCCGTTCGACCACTTCTTCTTCACGGGCAACCCGAACATCGGGCGCAAGGTGATGATGGCGGCGACGAAGTTCCTGTCCAGCGTGACGCTGGAGCTGGGCGGCAAGTCGCCGGTCATCATCGACGATTCGGCGAACCTGAAAGCGGCGGCGGAGGCGCTGGCGTGGGGCAAGTTCGTCAACGCGGGCCAGACGTGCGTGGCGCCGGACTACATCTACGTGCCGGCGTCGAAGCAGCAGGCGTTCCTGGAGGCGTTCAAGGCGGTGCTGACGCGCTTCTACGGAGCGACGGAGGCCGAGCGTCAGGCGAGCCCGGACTTCGCGCGGGTGGTGGACCCGGCGGCGTGGAGGCGGATCAAGGAAGTGCTCGACCGCACGGTCGCCGCTGGGGCGAAGGTGGAAGCGGGCGGTACGGCGGACGGGCCGTCGCGGTACGTGGCACCCACGGTGTTGTCCGGGGTGACGACGAAGATGCCCATCATGGAGGCGGAAATCTTCGGGCCGGTGTTGCCGGTGCTGACGTACGAGCGGCGCGAGGAGGTCTACGCGCACATCAACGAAGGCGGGAAGCCGCTGGCGCTCTACGTGTTCTCGCAGGACTCGAAGATGGTGGAGGAGGTGCTCCAGCACACGACGTCCGGCGGGGTGGTGGTGAACAACGTGCTCATCCACGTGGCGAACCCGAACCTGCCGTTTGGCGGGGTGGGGATGAGCGGGTTGGGGAACTACCACGGGCACTACGGCTTCAAGACGTTCAGCCACGAGCGGGCGGTGATGGTTCAGTGGATGAAGTCGCTGGCCGCGGTGTTCTTCCCGCCGTATCGGGGAAAGACCCAGGAATGGGCTTCCAAGGCGACCCGGATGCTGGAGTAG